The region CAGGAAATGTATCATGAATGCTGTCACTTCCACTAATGATTTCAACTGCAGGTGACGCGGAAAACCGAGATAAGTAGCTGATTAAGGACAATAACGTCCTACTTTCCATTGAAATCGTCGAATTTGTCCATGAATCGATTAAAAGCTTTAACTAGTTTAGTCCAATGGACTCCACTCCACCACAAGTCGGAAACATTTTCTTAAAAAATGCATGTCCGGCGCCACCTTCAATGTTGAGAGTCATAAGGTCTTCTACCCCAGCGGAACCTGCAAAGCTTTGAGATCAACATTCATGATCACTAATCTggggaaaagagaaaaaaatacaacattTGTAACTTTGTTATAGCTCCCAATAGTTTCTAACAGCTCATGTAGTGGTAAGAACTCAAACCAGTCCATAGCGGGGTATATATTAACAGACCTCTTTTGAGATAAAGCATACCAACCATAACAACCAAGCTTATGAAGCATCATTGTTTACATGCTGGAATGTCGAGATAAATGGTTTTAAATAAAGAGCGCTAATAATTAGTTAATTTTAGAGTTTTCAGAGGCTGAATACACGGCATGTGGTGCACTTCATCTTAATTTGGTATTTTGAAGAAGGCGGAGTCAATTGAAGACGCCTCCTGTTGCAATTTAATATCACTGCCAAGTTCCTGATTCTGCTTAAGTGGATAACTTTGAAGGAATTTTACCAGTTTCAGTTATGGTTAGTGATTGCAGCTGAGTGTGAggaaaagccaacaaaaatataaggatttgtatttaTACAACAGAAGAGTGTGGGTAATGACATCAATTACGAGAAAACAGAAATACTCTTTCTTGGGAATCAAAATCTCAGTAGCGCCTGGGAGCGAGGAAAGTAAATTAAAGTAAGCATGGCTGAACTTAAGAGGGTGGTCAAAAATGTTGGGGTccctttttacgtcacaaatgACCCTCTCCATGGGCAGAAGCTCAATTTTGCGGAAATCATTTATTCATTCCGCAATGTAAGGAAAGTGAAATTATAGAGATGGAGAaatcttactatttttatagGCTGAGTTGAAATTTTAAGACCTTTGTAGTTCCAATGTGCagacttatttttattattgtttttttatacAAAAACGTGTTTAAAGAAGGCAATAGCATCATATATGACTTTTATGGAAAGGCAACGACACGGGTACAACTGCCTTCTATTCTTTGTGACATAGAACACGGTGGTCTCAAGGCTCCACACTTAGAGACTGATCATCAAAACTCAAAAGTTGTGCTGTAAAGTAGATCGCCAATGATCATTtattgaaaaatgttttttatcGCATTATCGCACACGGTATGTCAGCCgagattgcttttttttttatagtacTTAATGCATGAGTGGCTCAAAGTAGCAGAAACGTGGCTCGCTAAAATACATTGAGGCCCTGGAGATCACAAGTGCTTTCGTAAAGTATATTAAGTAGTCTGTTCAATGTCCAAGTTTCTTAATTAAATTCAAGCTTCAATTGATTAATCAACTTGATGACAAGCTGTTTTTAAAAAAGCCATCGTTAATGCTTTCAACGCTTACCTGACGTAATCCGGTTTTTCACCATTCACCAGAGGAACAAGAAGTTTGGTCGTCTTCCAGCATTGATGCTTCACAAATTCTCTTCTTAAAGTTCCGAATCCGCAGGAAATGTATCATGAATGCTGTCACTTCCACTCATGATTTCAACTGCAGGTGACGCTGAAAACCGAGATAAGTAGCTGATTAAGGACAATAACGTCCTACTTTCCATTGAAATCTTCGACTTTGTCCATGAATCGATTAAAAGCTTTAACTAGCTTAGTCCAATGGCTTCACTCCACCACAAGCCGGAAACATTTGCTTAAAAAATGCATGTCCGGCGCCACCTTCAATGTTGAGAGTCATAAGGTCTTCTACCCCAGCGGAACCTGCAAGGCTTTGAGATCAACATTAATTACTAATCTggggaaaagagaaaaaaatacaacattTGTAACTTTGTTATAGCTCCCAATAGTTTCTAACAGCTCATGTAGTGGCAAGAATTCAAACCAGTCCATAGCGGGGTATATATTAACAGACCTGTTTCGAGATAAAGCATACCAACCATAACAACCAAGCTTATGAAGCATCATTGTTTACATGCTGGAATGTCGAGATAAATGGTTTTAAATAAAGAACGCTAATAATTAGTTAATTTTAGAGTTTTCAGAGGCTGAATACACGGCATGTGGTGCACTTCATCTTAATTTGGTATTTTGAAGAAGGCGGAGTCAATTGAAGACGCCTCCTGTTGCAATTTAATATCACTGCCAAGTTCCTGATTCTGCTTAAGTGGATAACTTTGAAGGAATTTTACCAGTTTCAGTTATGGTTAGTGATTGCAGCTGAGTGTGAggaaaagccaacaaaaatataaggatttgtatttaTACAACAGAAGAGTGTGGGTAATGACATCAATTATGAGAAAACAGAAATACTCTTTCTTGGGAATCAAAATCTCCGTAGCACCTGGGAGCGAGGAAAGTAAATTAAAGTAAGCATGGCTGAACTTAAGAGGGTGGTCAAAAATGTTGGGGTCCCTCTTTACGTCACAAATGACCCTCTCCTTGGGCAGAAGCTCAATTTTGCGGAAATCATTTATTCATTCCGCAATGTAAGGAAAGTGAAATTATAGAGATGGAGAaatcttactatttttatagGCTGAGTTGAAATTTTAAGACCTTTGTAGTTCCAATGTGCagacttatttttattattgtttttttatacAAAAACGTGTTTAAAGAAGGCAATAGCATCATATATGATTTTTATGGAAAGGCAACGACACGGGTACAACTGTCTTCTATTCTTTGTGACATAGAACATGGTGGTCTTAAGGCTCCACACTTAGAATCGATCATCAAAACTCAAAAGTTGTGCTGTAAAGTAAATCGCCAATGATCATTTATcgaaaaatgttttttatcGCATTATCGCACACGGTATGTCAGCCgagattgcttttttttttttatagtacTTAATGCATGCGTGGCTCAAAGTAGCAGAAACGTGGCTCGCTAAAATACATTGAGGCCCTGGAGATCACAAGTGCTTTCGTAAAGTATATTAAGTAGTCTGTTCAATGTCCAAGTTTCTTAATTAAATTCAAGCTTCAATTGATTAATCAACTTGATGacaagttgtttttaaaaaagccaTCGTTAATGCTTTCAACGCTTACCTGACGTAATCCGGTTTTTCACCATTCACCAGAGGAACAAGAAGTTTGGTCGTCTTCCAGCATTGATGCTTCACAAATTCTCTTCTTAAAGTTCTGAATCCGCAGGAAATGTATCATGAATACTGTCACTTCCACTCATGATTTCAACTGCAGGTGACGCGGAAAACCGAGATAAGTAGCTGATTAAGGACAATAACGTCCTACTTTCCATTGAAATCTTCGACTTTGTCCATGAATCGATTAAAAGCTTTAACTAGCTTAGTCCAATGGCTTCACTCCACCACAAGCCGGAAACATTTCCTTAAAAAATGCATGTCCGGCGCCACCTTCAATGTTGAGAGTCATAAGGTCTTCTACCCCAGCGGAACCTGCAAGGCTTTGAGATCAACATTAATCACTAATCTggggaaaagagaaaaaaatacaacattTGTAACTTTGTTATAGCTCCCAATAGTTTCTAACAGCTCATGTAGTGGTAAGAACTCAAACCAGTCCATAGCGGGGTATATATTAACAGACCTGTTTCGAGATAAAGCATACCAACCATAACAACCAAGCTTATGAAGCATCATTGTTTACATGCTGGAATGTCGAGATAAATGGTTTTAAATAAAGAACGCTAATAATTAGTTAATTTTAGAGTTTTCAGAGGCTGAATACACGGCATGTGGTGCACTTCATCTTAATTTGGTATTTTGAAGAAGGCGGAGTCAACTGAAGACGCCTCCTGTTGCAATTTAATATCACTGCCAAGTTCCTGATTCTGCTTAAGTGGATAACTTTGAAGGAATTTTAGCAATTTAAGTTATGGTTAGTGTTTGCAGCtgagtgtgagggaaagccaacaaaaatataaggatttgtatttaTACAACAGAAGAGTGTGGGTAATGACATCAATTATGAGAAAACAGAAATACTCTTTCTTGGGAATCAAAATCTCAGTAGCACCTGGGAGCGAGGAAAGTAAATTAAAGTAAGCATGGCTGAACTTAAGAGGGTGGTCAAAAATGTTGGGGTCCCTCTTTACGTCACAAATGACCGTTTCCTTGGGCAGAAGCTCAATTTTGAGgaaattatttattcattcaatgTAAGGAAAGTTAAATTATGGAGTAAGAaatcttactatttttatagGCTGAGTTCAAATAGTTAAGACCTTTGTAGTTCCAATGTGCAggcttatctttttttttttttaatatacaaAAACGTGTTTAAAGAAGCCAATGGCATCTCATATGACTTTTATGGAAAGGCAACGACACGGGTACAATTGTCTTCTATTCTTTGTGACATGCATAGAACATGGTGGTCTCAAGGCTCCACATTTAGAATCGATTATAAAAACTCAAAGAAGTTGTGCTTTAAAAAAATTCGCCAATGATCATTtattgaaaaatggtttttatcGCATTACCTTAAGCCGATCGGAGGTGATTAAGCAAGCGGCCACTTCGAAGGTCGGTCGGCTGGTTTGCCTAGGAGATTTTGCAAAAATCGTACGTTCGAGCTTTTCAAGCCGCTTTTTTTGAAGTCTTTTCTGGCCAAAAAGAACCTAAACTGTCCCAAACATTGTTTATGTGTGCATTCATTGCAGGCAAATGTACAGCAAGCCAATATAAATTTTTTCTGCGTCGAGACTCGGTCATCTTGTCTGATCGACGAAGTAGAGaatgatgacaagaaaactcgccaATGCGTGATGCCTCAAGCCCAGGCGGGACCTCAAGAGAAGCCGAGGAAATGAAAGGAGATCAAagggaaggaactttatttgagtgtctagtcgttctagcgctggagcactaattggagacattataaactgaaattaacaattaacgcaaatcaaatcaaatgttagtttttgaggagaagggagaccggagtacccggagaaaacctcttgacGCAGAGTAGagaccaataaactcaacccatatatgaCGCCGAATCTCGGAATCGCActcgggccacattgatgggaggcgagtgctctcaccactgcgccatccctgcacccccaaaatgaagaacaccgtaaagctAAGAGAAATAGAGAGATAGACagaacacttatttacaacggttagatTTCAGGTAATGTTCTCCTTCTTAACgctgcctcgctgcctcacatattttgtaaaactcactaaaaaaaaaacgaagaaggcctgaaaacgtttgcaattccggcacgatgttgacagagattctggcatatttcaacaatcacacacgACTTCGCCATTCAACAGCAGACATCACTGGCaagttttcttgtcatcatcaccttcttcgtcagaCATATTATAACCGAATTCTCGACGCCATGTCAATTTATATTGGATTGCAGTACATTTATCTGCAACGAATGCAGGACAGTTTAGATTCTTTTTTGGCCAGATAAGACTAAGCGGTTTGATAAGCTCGAACCTGCGAATTTCGGCAAACAGCGATGAGTTGCAAccattctttgttttgtttgtcgcGCGGTTTTGAGGCCGGCTATGGTTGCTTATCATGgcttattttgaaattgaattcATCATTACTGTAGCGACTGTCCACACTAAATTAATCCCTTTCGATTTATGGgcttttttgtgtgaaatggatatccagtcgtgagctgctttgtttgactgtgaaatcgcagtcgagtaagcgaattaaTTCTCCTTAGCTTGACTTTGTCATCagtaaatttgttgttgttctaaactgaagaaagagggtgtaaagattatcagtcaaacggaaaatgatGTGAAtcaaagagattactgtgcatgcaATTTCAATTTTAGTTGACGATTAAAATTGTTTGTTATCGTTTGCAtggcttttttgtttactgctgtcagctcagagatGTTTGATCGCTGTAAACCgtatacactaatgacgattaatgcTTCTTTATGCAGAATCATAGTTATTTCTATGTACACTATATTCGTTTTGGGGGTTaaaaacgggagctccgcttttaattaagcttggctaaatctatatcaGTAGCTTGGATGCTTTTATCACCTATATCTCTTATGAAGTtaagttatgaacgcaattttagcaactgcgtaGAGAACCCTGAAAAATCttggacttcaacggggtttgcaCCCGAGATCCCCAAAACAACACACCCAAAGGCATGTACAAATACCCACGTTTTCATGTGTTACCCGAACACACCTGCTTGTAGAGCTATCCCAACACACCTTGGTGTGTTCCCAAAACACACCTCAAGCTGGGTTTAATCCTTGTTCCAAATTTGACGAACGTTCAGGCGTGTTTTTCAGAAAGAAGTGTTCTCTCACACATCTTTATGAGTAAGAAAGCCCAACTTAATTAGTTGTGTTTTCATAATACACCTTACCAGGCACCCAAAACTATAATCttacatttacaaaaattatttgcaCAAAACTTCAGTAGTGGTCCACAAATGGTTTATTGCCCTCTTAAAAACAAATCTTATACAATAGTTTTCAAATAACGATTCTTGATAAATTTACAACATTTTGACACGCGATTGTCACTTATTGCACTAAACCCTGTCTTGCTGCCATAGATAAAATTGTTTGGATAAGCAAATGAAGAAACACTTTTTTGTTTagtatacagctgtttcgagaaaggttgtccgaGAGAAGCATAAGAGCGTACGCCAAAATGCCGAAAGGCATTACTGTAAACTGCAAGGAgaaagggtggcacagtcgtttagtgcgcggccttggtgcataagttCCCCAGTttgatccccggatctcacatccttgtttctatttttttcctttcagtgtagcctaagtagctttaactacccttaaaacggagcactgatggaaaagaGGGGGATAAAATAAGCGCatcgtcggcttcctgggagaatcgGTACTCTCTAGAGACTAAAGAAACtttcgacgttaaataaggtgtacctttacctttaccagtTTGAGTCAACGAAAACACGACGGCAATGCTATAAAAAACGTCACCTAGAAAGACATGCTCCTGTTTTGTTACTGACATTGAGATATGAGAAATTAAGTCAAATGATCCAGGCCATGCATTCACAGAGAAAGCGACATTCTGACGACTTTCACCTTACTTACTTTATGTCATGTTTCGCAGAGGAAGTgtgagaaatgtaccaaaaattgTGGCGCACTTGCAGAgcaattgtttttgctaatgaacccttttgtttttggacgtgttttggAAGCGTGATGGCGGGAGAGAGCTTCAACATAGGTCTGTGCGAACAGCCACTTCATTGATTAAAGCTATATCCTATGAACTCTTTTATCCAAAAGGCTCTCCATCGTAGGTCTTCAGTGTACGGTCGTGGCACACGTATGGGCattcaaaaaaaattctttagAAGAATATTATGCATTCTAACACAAAAATATGCGACATTTTCACATTAAATACAACTAAGCTGAAAGAGCTTCATACTACATTGCATATTAATAACTAAACGTGAACTTGACTTCTGAAACTAGTAATAATGAAACAAACACAAAGCTCGTTTGCTTGCAGAACGTATTGCAACTTAATTCAAGCTTCCCTTTTTAAACTCTGCCATAAAGGTGGCatacttttctttcctttgtcaGTCTGTCATATTGTAGAAGTGCAATATTGtatacgcattgcgtacctagaGTGTTGTGCGAATGACTAGAAAGCGTGTGCTCGCCGGCCATGGAGGATAGTTGAAATAAAGAGTTGTGTTCTACTTTATGCTTTGGCTTGTTGCTTTATGTTGCAATATTTTGGTGACGAGGATGGCCGAGATTACATCCATACCACCGTTTGATCCCTTCGAACAGACCGGCAGCGTGGGTCCCCGCTGGGACATATAAAAAACACGTCTACAATATTATATCGATGCTCGTGGAATCACAATCGCAAACGGGCGTTGCTACTTCACCTCGCCAGGCCGGCCGTCCAAGACATCTTTGCTACCTTTTCTGACACAGGAACTAGCTACTTGGAGGCGCTTACCGCGCTGAACACTTTCTTCACTCCTCAGAAGAGTCTATGTACAATTCGAACGACACACCTTCCGCTAGGCTCATCAAGCGCCCAATGAATCGATTTCTCAGTACGTAACACGTCTACGTCGACTGGGAGAGCACCGTGACTTCGATAAATACTCGCTTGACGAGGCTATTAAGGGCCAGCTAATTGAACATTGTCACTCCAACACACTTCGCCGACGCCTCCTTTCGTGAAAAATTCACTGTTTCTCTCAGTTACTTGATAGATATTGCTTTCTTCATGGAGTCGGCCAATTTTCAGGCGGCAAACATTGAAAATTCCTCGTCCCAAGAAAACTCGGAATTCGCTCACCAACTAACAACACCAACCCTCAGTGAAGAAGAACAAGCGAATTTTATTTCAGGCAAACGGCAACAATGTAAATATTGCGGTAACCAGCCCGACCACCAGTCACGAACCCCCAAATGCCCAGCTTTTCGTAAGACATGCTCCCAGTGCGGAACCCTACACCATTTTGGACGTGTTTGTATGAAAAGAACCGCAAATCCAGGTCACCCAAAAGTCAAACAGTCAGGGATACCCAAGGCCAGGTATGTTTGCTACTCTTCAGATGAGGATGACAGTCATCAGGCATTTCAACTCAACCCTACCCAATAGAAGTCAGATATCACGGTTACCATCGAAGGCACCCCAGTCAAAGTTTGAATTGATTCTGGTGCCACAGCGAACACCATCGACTACGCAACATATGAGGCCATCAGGGCTGGAAAAACAACACCCTTAAAACCCACAAATGTAAAACTTCGCCCGTATGGAGAAGATAACCCTGCACCCATTCCCCTTGTCGGATCGTTTTTCGAACTGATCAACACTCCATCCGGGCAGACGGATCTGACAAAGTTCCTGGTGCTCAAAGCACGAAATGATGGTTGTCTTCTAAGTCGGGAAACCTCAACCCGGCTGAGAATGTTGCATATTGCTGCTTCTACCACTACCGAACACCCACCTCTGCATGGTGAATACCTGTACCTTTTACAGAAGTTCCCAGCAATGTTTAGTGGCAGGATCGGGAAACTCAATGATTACCAACTCGAGCTGAACATTGACCCAACTGTACAACCAGTCATACAAAATTCCCGTCCCACACCCTTACACTACCGCCTCAAGGTGGAAGCCAAGCTGAAACAGCTTGAGGATCAAGATATCATTGAACATGTGACGGGCCCAACACCATGGGTGTCACCACTCGTCatcgttgataaaccaaatgtTGACGTAAGACTGTGCGTCAAGATGTGTAAGCCTAACAAGGCTCTCTGTCGTACACACCACCCATACCCAACATCGGAAGAAATCCTACAAGACCTAAACAGCTCCAAGTTCTTCTCAAAAATTGATCTCAAAGAATGTTATCACCAAATTGAACTGACTAAATCATATCGCCACCTGACAACATTCAAAACACATGCTGGCCTCCGCCGTTTCAAACGTCTGCAATATGGAGCATCAGTAGGCTCCAACGTATGCCAACATGTAATTGAACAGGTCCTCGAGGGATCCCATGCATAATTCGAGGAACATTGCTGACGACATTCTTGTCCATGGTACCACTAGAGAGGAGCATGACAGATCCTTAGATAATGTGCTGCTTCGTCAAGACAAAAACCTCACTGTCAACCAGCGAAGTGTCTATTTGGGGTCACTGAACTGGACTATTATGGATTCCACATCTCAGCACAAGGTATATCCCCCGACAAAAATCGTATACACGCAATCAAGCCCAGCACAGCCACAGAAGCAAGACGTTTTCTTGGATTAGTAAATACCGTGGCCCGTTTCGTTCCAAACCTCGCTGCTATGACAGAGCCTATACGAAGAATCACACACGAGAACCATCCATGGCTGTGGGGTCCGCGTGACCTCATATCTAGCGACACTCTTCTGGCCCGTTTTGACCCCTCCCTCTCCACCCGGGTACGTCATGACGCCTGCAAGATTGGAATCAGTGGTACCTTAACTCAGAAGCACCCTGATGGTTCTATACAACCTGTTGCATATGAAAGCCGTGGTCTCTCACACGTTGAACAGAGCTATAGCCAAACTGAAAGAGAATCCTTATCCGGAGTGTGGGCATGTGAGAGGTTTCATTTTTACATCCATGGCAGTCAGTTTGACTTAGTGGGAGATCACAAACCTCTGGAAGTTCTCCTCAATGGGCGTGGGAACCCTTCACCAAGAATCCTACATGGCATACAAAATGCCGTTGACGTTTTGTCACGCAAGCCTGTCACAACCAACACATCCAGAGATCCTGTTAAGGAATACGTTAACTGCATTATAATTGACTCCCTTCCTTCAGCCGTCACTCTTCAAGAACTTCTTCTCGCTTCCGAATGTGACCCTACTCTGAAAACCATCAAGGAGGCCCTGGACACTGGGTATTGGTCAGCTGCACCAAAGCCCTTTGCAGATCTAAAGGATGAACTTTGTCAGAAACGTGGGATTATTCTGCGAAACAATCGTATTGTTATCCCTGATGCAGTGCGCATCTTCAGTTGGTACACGAGGCTCATCAAGGCATCACTAAGGTTAAACAGCATCTCAGACAAAGAGTCTGGTGGCTTGGCATAGATATTCAAGCTGAAAGATATGTACGCGAATGTCTTGGTTGCCAAATCGTGGGCCCCACACCTCCCCCAGAGCCCCTCCGAATGACAGATCCACCAAAACAAGTATGGCACACCGTCCATGTTGATTACTGTGGCCTATATCCATCCGGAGAGTATctttttgttgctgttgatGAAACATCAAAGTATGCAGAGGTCCACGTCACCCGCTCAAGTTCAGCAGCCACAGCCATTACACACCTTACCCAAATGTTCCCAACACATGGTATCCCTGAAGTCATTACATCTGACAATGTCCCTTTCGGGTCAGAGAAGTTTACCGCATGGTGTAAGCAGTTAGGCATTAGGCATCGCAAAATTACGCCCCTGCGGCCCGCTGCAAACACCCAAGTTGAACGGTTCAACAAAACCCTGGAGAAGACCATTCGCATTGCTTTGGTAGAAGGGAAGAACTCGCGTTCTGAACTGTTTGTGTTCTTAATGAATTACCGAAACACTCCCTATTCCTCCACTGGGGTATCACCCGCATCCCTGTTGATGAATCGTCATATCTGCACTAAGATCCCTCTCTCTCGCCCTTCTAAGCTCATCAAAATCGCGCATTCCAATGACAATTTCAGAAAGTCTAAGGCTAAGTCATACATGGACAAACGACATAGGGCAATCCATTCAGACATTCGCCAGGGAGATCAAGTGCTGCTGCTTCAGAAGCGTCAAAACAAGTTAACCACGAGATATGACCCTAGACCATTTACTGTTGTCAAAAAAGGGAGCCAGCGTGGAATTTGCGAGAGAAGGGGCACGGTTGTTTAGAAACGTATCCATGGTCAAGAAAGTGATTCTCACATCAAAGAACATCGAACCTGTCAGAACACCTACCCAAGGAGTAAGCCTCCCCAGTCATGGGAACATTACCGTAGAGAACACTAAACATTGCGGTAGGCCTTTCAGAGAACGCCGTGTTCCCAGTTATCTTAATGACTTTCATTTGAGCTAGAACATTTCTTAGAAACTGTGCTTATACAAATTCCATTGTCAGCCAAGTTGAGTTTAGTCGTGCTACCTTTGTTTTCTGTTACCCCATTCATGCCTTCATAGGAAATGTGCGATATTGTATGCGCATTGCGTACCTAGAGTGTTGTGCGAATGACTTGAAAACATGTGCTCGCCGGCCATGAAGGATAGTTGAAATACAGAGTTGTGTTCTACTTTATGCTTTGGCTTGTTGCTTGATGTTACAATATACAACTACATTGCAAAAAGTGAAGAACACCTGAGATGGACTGAGGATACTTAACATCGAAAACATAATATGCAGATCACAATCACTTTCAAAAGAGGGTTGGGCCTCTCCACACACCTAAACCTGTTCAATTTTCTGGCAACTTCCTATGCAGGCAAGGGAAAAAAATCCACGTGCTTGTCCTTAAAAAGCTC is a window of Montipora foliosa isolate CH-2021 chromosome 5, ASM3666993v2, whole genome shotgun sequence DNA encoding:
- the LOC138002732 gene encoding uncharacterized protein — its product is MTEPIRRITHENHPWLWGPRDLISSDTLLARFDPSLSTRVRHDACKIGISGTLTQKHPDGSIQPVAYESRGLSHVEQSYSQTERESLSGVWACERFHFYIHGSQFDLVGDHKPLEVLLNGRGNPSPRILHGIQNAVDVLSRKPVTTNTSRDPVKEYVNCIIIDSLPSAVTLQELLLASECDPTLKTIKEALDTGYWSAAPKPFADLKDELCQKRGIILRNNRIVIPDAVRIFSWYTRLIKASLRLNSISDKESGGLA